Genomic segment of Arthrobacter antioxidans:
CTCCCTCCTCCTGGCCTACGCGGCAGCCTTCTCCTTCGGCCTCGCCTACACGGCAGCGACGTCCGTGCTCATCCTGTGGGCCTCCGCCGTGGCGGCCGACAGCGCGGCCGGGACCTCGGTCCTGTTCATCGCCCTCGTGCTCGGGCAGGCGGCCGGGGCATCGCTCACGGGACTCCTGCTCCAGGAAGGCACCGCCGCCGCCTTCCTGGTGGCGGCTCTCGCGTGCGCAACCAGTGCCGTCGTCGCCGTCCCCACGACGGCCGGCGTCGCGCGGGTGCGGTAGGTCGGCGCAAACTCGGGGCTGCCGGCCTCAGAACGCGGACGAGGCCAGATCCCGCTCACCGTCGCGGATCGCGGTGACGATGCGCCCGGCGACGGCCACCGGGTCCTTACCCCGGGGCAGCTTCGGGGCCTCGCCCGCGATCGGCCGGGTGGCCAGGCCGGTCTCGGTGTGCGGCGGACGGACATCCAGGACGCGGACGCCCTGGCGGCGCAGCTCCAGCGTCAGCGCCTTCCCGTACGCGCTGAGGCCGGCCTTCGTGGCCGAGTATGCGGCCATGCCCGCCGTCGGGCTCTCCGCGACGACGGCGCTGATCTGCACCACGAAGGAGTCCTTGCCGAGCCTCGGCCCCACCTCCCGCATGAGCCGCATGTAGCCGAGCAGGTTCACGAGCACGAGTTCGTCGAGGGTGTCGTCGTCGACCTCCATGGCCGGGCCGAAGGCGACGACGCCGGCGGCGAACACCACTCCGTCGAGTTCCCGGCCGTAGACCGCCGCGGCGATGTCGGCGGGCCCCGAGGGCCTGCTGAGATCCGCGGCGACGGTCCCGACGACGGCGTCCCCGAGCTCCTCGGCGAGACCCGCGAGCTTCGTCCCGGAGCGGCCGGACAGCATCAGCCCGGCACCCTGCGCCGCGAGCTGCCGGGACAGTTCCGCCCCGAGGACTCCGGTGGCACCGACGACGAGGACGTGGGAACCGCTCAGCTCAGTCATGGCCAGAGTCTAGCGGCCCGTCACTCCCCCGCCGGGCCGGGGTGCCGCGGGCCGGCCACGGTGGAGTCGACGGCGGGCCGCGGGGTCAGTGCGGCGCGGGCGGGTAGCGCCGCGCGTCCCTCCGCTTGAGGTCCTCGAGTTCCTGCTGCGTCGCGGCCTCGGCCTCGAGCTCCTCGAAGGCCTGCTGGAGGCGCGGGGAGGACGGGTCGGTCCAGGAGAGCTCCTCGCGCGCCTGCGCCTGGGCCTCGAAGCGCCGCACCTCGAGTTCGGCGTTGCGGCGTGCC
This window contains:
- a CDS encoding SDR family NAD(P)-dependent oxidoreductase, translating into MTELSGSHVLVVGATGVLGAELSRQLAAQGAGLMLSGRSGTKLAGLAEELGDAVVGTVAADLSRPSGPADIAAAVYGRELDGVVFAAGVVAFGPAMEVDDDTLDELVLVNLLGYMRLMREVGPRLGKDSFVVQISAVVAESPTAGMAAYSATKAGLSAYGKALTLELRRQGVRVLDVRPPHTETGLATRPIAGEAPKLPRGKDPVAVAGRIVTAIRDGERDLASSAF